The DNA segment ATTTACAGAGTTTATTTTTGGGAGCCGCGACCCTCACTTACCGTCATCCTCGCCCTTGAGGCGAGGATCCAGAAAACGGACACTGAACGGACAAAAAAACCGATCCTGATGTCCAGTCATCTCCGCGCTTGTCACGACAACAAAGCGGCCCCAAGTCTGGGGGCTGAAGGACTTTTTGAACCAACAGACATCGGGGCCCTGGATCCTCGCCTCAAGGGCGAGGATGACCGGAGTGTGTGGTTAGGCTCCCGGCGAATTTCCAATTTCTCGGTTTGCCGTCAAAAACGGCGTGCTGCCAATCAGAAGGCTTCGTCTTCGTCCTCGTCCTTGCGATCGGACTTGAGGGCCTTGAGCTTGGAGAAGACGGCGTCGGCGTCGATCTCTTTTTCCTCTTCGCGATCGTAGGAGAACGGCAGCTTTTCCGTTTCCTTCGAGGCTTCCAGCGTGGCGCCGAGTTCGGCTGCGGTTGGGAGCGGGCGGCCCTTGTTGGCGCGTTCGACTTCCAAGTCGAGATCGATCTGCGTGCAGAGACCCAGCGTGACCGGGTCCATCGCCGTCAGGTTGGTCGAATTCCAGTGGGTGCGCTCGCGGATCTGCTCGATCGTCGACTTGGTCGTGCCGACGAGACGCGAGATCTGGGCATCCTTCAGTTCGGCATGATTGCGCACCAGCCACAAGATGGCGTTGGGGCGATCTTGGCGCTTGGAAACCGGGGTATAGCGCGGGCCCTTGCGCTTGTTGTCGGGAACGCGAACTTTCGGCTCGGAAATCTTCAGCTTGTGGTTCGGGTTGCCTTCGGCGCGGGCGATCTCGTCGCGCGACAGCTGGCCGGTGGCGATTGGGTCGAGGCCCTTGATGCCCTGGGCGGATTCACCGTCGGCGATTGCCTTGACCTCAAGCGGGTGCAGCTTGCAGAACGTGGCGATCTGTTCGAACGACAGAGCAGTGTTGTCAACAAGCCATACGGCCGTCGCTTTGGGCATAAGCAGTTGTTGAGCCATGGGTATAGTCCTTCTGTCCGTCCGCGCCGGTGTCGCGGGCCGTGGGGTGTAACCACTTAATTTCCGGGAAATTAGCGCCTCTATACCCTCGTCGTCTCAGAAATGCAATTCTTCTTGAAGAAATGACCTTTTGTCTAATGGACGCCGTGCTTTGACCTGATATGTATGGCGCCCGAAGCGGGCGAGCATGAGGAGATGTGCCGCCTGAAACTGCCTGCGCAGGGAGGAAATCATCATGTCTGCCAAAACCTATCCGATCCTGGAATCCGCCCGCGACCGGGCTTTGATCGACGATGCGACCTACCAGGCCTGGTATAAGCAAAGCGTTGCCGATCCGGAGGCGTTCTGGGGCGAGCATGGCAAGCGCATTGACTGGTTTACGCCCTATACCAAGGTCAAAAACACATCCTTTGAGGGCGATGTCTCGATCAAATGGTTCGAGGACGGCATCACTAACGTTTCCTACAATTGCATTGATCGGCATCTTGAAAAGCGCGGCGACCAGGTGGCGATCATCTGGGAAGGCGACAATCCCTATGACGACAAGACGATCACCTATCGCGAGCTGTATGAGCATGTCTGCCGCCTCGCCAATGTGCTGAAACAGAATGGTGTCAAGCAGGGCGATCGCGTCACCATCTATATGCCGATGATCCCGGAAGCGGCGTATGCGATGCTGGCCTGTACCCGGATCGGCGCGGTGCATTCCATCGTGTTCGGCGGCTTTTCGCCGGATGCGCTGGCCGGGCGTATCGTCGATTGCGAATCCACCGTCGTCATCACGGCCGATGAAGGCCTGCGCGGCGGCAAGCCCATTCCTTTGAAGGCCAATACCGACCAGGCGATCGAAATCGCAGCCCGCGGCGGTGTCGATGTCAAGTCCGTG comes from the Pararhizobium qamdonense genome and includes:
- a CDS encoding DUF1013 domain-containing protein, whose product is MAQQLLMPKATAVWLVDNTALSFEQIATFCKLHPLEVKAIADGESAQGIKGLDPIATGQLSRDEIARAEGNPNHKLKISEPKVRVPDNKRKGPRYTPVSKRQDRPNAILWLVRNHAELKDAQISRLVGTTKSTIEQIRERTHWNSTNLTAMDPVTLGLCTQIDLDLEVERANKGRPLPTAAELGATLEASKETEKLPFSYDREEEKEIDADAVFSKLKALKSDRKDEDEDEAF